The proteins below come from a single Esox lucius isolate fEsoLuc1 chromosome 7, fEsoLuc1.pri, whole genome shotgun sequence genomic window:
- the vamp2 gene encoding vesicle-associated membrane protein 2, with product MSAPAAAGAPAEGAAPPPNLTSNRRLQQTQAQVDEVVDIMRVNVDKVLERDQKLSELDDRADALQAGASQFETSAAKLKNKYWWKNAKMMIILGLICAIVLIIIIVYFST from the exons AT GTCTGCCCCAGCTGCCGCCGGCGCCCCCGCAGAAGGAGCAGCGCCCCCTCCCAACCTCACCAGCAACCGCCGCCTGCAGCAGACCCAGGCCCAGGTGGATGAG GTAGTGGACATCATGCGTGTCAACGTGGACAAAGTTCTGGAGCGTGATCAGAAGCTGTCAGAGCTGGATGACCGGGCTGACGCCCTGCAGGCTGGAGCCTCGCAGTTTGAGACCAGTGCTGCAAAACTTAAGAATAAGTATTGGTGGAAGAATGCCAAG ATGATGATTATCCTGGGGCTGATATGTGCCATcgtcctcatcatcatcatcg ttTACTTCAGCACCTAA
- the and3 gene encoding actinodin3 — translation MISQVLLTGILSCLLPGTLDATPLKTGAFGEVSIDPDQAHGFLSQTRPKRNIDPKWHRSTPDFQSYYKFYNSIGHTEGLYEIDRIRMLYQQMRHLEQVYGPDASSYQNALGVITPPPTTTQPPPTTTQPPPTTTQPPPTTTQPPPTTPAPPSLTEAEVLYLCNAKDPLCKAHIVYLPAGAIPVLCDPRYNPACKPQTGRVVIAAASLKPAPAAPFQPAVRAPLLPPPPPPKKSLPPPPTSPIIIKGMEYDCDPYWDPDCLIDHPPRPVKATEPPPPPPTVPPFHVKEVEAVAAKEALAPFDPYDYRRELFDPYRYSDPAPFPQ, via the exons ATGATTTCTCAGGTTCTCCTGACCGGGATATTATCCTGTCTACTGCCAG GTACGTTAGATGCTACACCTCTGAAGACCGGAG CTTTTGGGGAGGTCAGCATTGACCCCGACCAGGCTCACGGCTTCCTGTCTCAGACACGTCCCAAACGGAACATCGACCCCAAGTGGCACCGCAGCACGCCTGACTTCCAGTCCTACTACAAATTCTACAACAGCATCGGCCATACTGAAGGA CTATATGAGATTGACAGGATCAGGATGCTGTACCAGCAGATGCGTCACCTGGAGCAGGTCTATGGGCCGGACGCCTCCAGCTACCAGAATGCCCTGGGTGTGATAACGCCCCCGCCTACTACCACTCAGCCCCCGCCTACTACCACTCAGCCCCCGCCTACTACCACTCAGCCCCCGCCTACTACCACTCAGCCCCCACCTACTACCCCAGCACCGCCCTCTCTTACTGAGGCAGAAGTGTTGTACCTGTGTAATGCAAAGGACCCCCTCTGTAAAGCTCACATTGTTTACCTGCCTGCAGGGGCCATCCCGGTTCTCTGTGACCCACGCTACAACCCTGCCTGCAAACCCCAAACTGGCAGGGTGGTCATTGCTGCCGCATCACTGAAGCCAGCTCCTGCAGCCCCCTTCCAGCCAGCTGTTAGAGCGCCCctgcttcctcctcctcctcctcctaagaaatctctacctcctcctcctaCCTCTCCCATTATCATTAAAGGGATGGAGTATGACTGTGACCCTTACTGGGACCCTGACTGCCTTATCGATCACCCACCTCGACCTGTCAAGGCGACCGAGCCCCCCCCACCTCCGCCTACTGTCCCCCCTTTTCATGTAAAGGAGGTGGAGGCAGTTGCAGCTAAGGAGGCTTTAGCCCCATTTGATCCTTACGATTATCGGCGAGAGCTCTTTGACCCTTATCGCTATTCTGACCCAGCCCCTTTCCCACAATAG
- the LOC105024595 gene encoding period circadian protein homolog 1 isoform X1 — protein MSDGNAYTICGNDTSGVGEADEAAVEQEVDSQSRLKGLCQTGSSSGNGKRTWSGVKPSPKSSNSDDTDACSSSHNGKDSAMETTESKSSNSHSPSPPNSSMAYSLLSGSSEQDNPSTSGCSSDQPARLQTQRELLKALKELKIRMPADQRSKGRSSTLASLQYALNCVKQVRANQEYYHQWSVEESHGCSLDLSAFTTEELDNITSEYTLQNTDTFSVGVSFLSGKVVYISPQASPMLRTKPERLQGALFSELLAPQDVSTFYSSTAPCRLPPWSSCTGSSLNSPVDCTQEKSMFCRISGGRDSEGEVRYYPFRMTPYQLTLGDSEEFQPCCLLIAERVHSGYEAPRIPADKRIFTTSHTPSCVFQEVDERAVPLLGYLPQDLVGTPVLMYLHPDDRPVMVAIHKKILQSAGQPFEHSPLRMCARNGEYLTIDTSWSSFVNPWSRKVAFIVGRHKVRTSPLNEDVFTPSVEVEARAMSPEVPRLSEQIHRVLVQPVHRGGSQGYCSSHGFHRQRPGPGSSSGSNSPTAKDITLMTTQRSQQMTFQQMCKDVHMVKTNGQQVFIESRNRPPLRRHGALVGQNNLNKGPTRALGPIKTLASVHSRKEPSASYSYQQINCLDSIVRYLESCNVPNTVKRKCGSSSCTTSSTSDDDKQRELPGTAKELEGPRGNDASKGGPHMSPLALHCKAESVVSVTSQCSFSSTIVHVGDKKPPESDIVMMEENPTTSTPTSPATPNTVTTAVTPQPTVLTNAATRSHAQPEKDDRRSAGCSGRLGLTKEVLSAHTQQEEQVFLSRFQDLGELCMLDPGSPSQRGHTATPKGVRSSQDYPAGANGRRRGRGGKRLKHHQEGSQHGQSGSGVNSRSRRERHQGLTLPTGQPLMMQGPQTSSSSWPTSVASQASLPPAVPQYPPGVLPFFPLYPQQLLGHTGVNPNMQLGYPSPQPGFQFPLHSSQIPMAMAPPMMVVLPNFMFPQLNGGVPQLGQLNAALPTAYNTAIPHLSPPMPGMTQLNPAIPLAHLNPGLAQFSPAMAPMNGVPQLNPALTQLGQSQLNPALSIIPQRFYNPCPTLPFPNPAPVPGLHGAALPGMDPTFVRRSHSRSSTPQSTGQAPLEGTDSPLFQSRCSSPLNLLQLEELPGSRPEAASAGPRQTPPPPGSASQVGGQGSVNCCGMKEDAKEDYNADADDQDAMSTSSELLDLLLQEDACSGTGSAASGSGSSGSGSNGCSTSGSGTRSSNTSKYFGSIDSSENDHSHKQTAGGAEEAQLLKYVLQDPIWLLMANTDDKVMMTYQMPTRDRETVLREDRMVLRAVQKKQPHFTEEQKRELIQVHPWMGTGRLPQAIHCPTCTGCGSPPTASAPRTFEVDLQDMTEVLQLQEEGGASPERPVTMATDTGNTAVAATQGPQTDA, from the exons ATGAGTGATGGGAATGCATACACCATCTGTGGAAATGACACTAGTGGAGTAGGTGAAGCAGATGAAGCTGCAGTGGAACAAGAGGTTGACTCTCAGTCCAGACTCAAGGGACTATGTCAGACTGGCAGCTCCAGTGGAAATGGAAAGAGAACCTGGTCTGGGGTCAAGCCCTCTCCCAAGTCCTCCAACTCTGATGACACTGATGCCTGCAGTAGCTCCCATAACGGAAAGGACTCTGCCATGGAGACAACCGAGAGCAAAAG CTCCAATTCCCACAGCCCGTCCCCTCCCAACAGCTCCATGGCCTACAGTCTGCTGAGTGGCAGCTCAGAACAGGACAACCCGTCCACCAGCGGCTGTAGCAGTGACCAGCCGGCCAGGCTGCAGACCCAGAGGGAGCTGCTCAAGGCCCTGAAGGAGCTAAAGATCCGCATGCCTGCTGACCAGCGTTCGAAAGGTCGCTCCAGCACTCTGGCCTCTCTGCAGTATGCACTCAACTGTGTCAAACAAGTCAGAG CTAATCAGGAGTATTACCATCAGTGGAGTGTGGAGGAGAGCCACGGTTGTAGCCTGGACCTTTCAGCCTTCACCACAGAGGAACTGGACAACATCACCTCTGAATACACCCTTCAAAACACG GACACATTCTCTGTGGGAGTATCATTCCTCTCGGGGAAGGTGGTGTACATCTCCCCCCAGGCTTCTCCCATGTTGCGCACTAAGCCTGAGCGACTCCAGGGGGCCCTCTTCTCTGAGCTGCTGGCCCCCCAGGATGTCAGCACTTTCTACAGCAGCACCGCTCCCTGCCGCCTCCCCCCCTGGTCCTCCTGTACGGGCTCTTCCT tgAACTCGCCTGTGGACTGCACCCAGGAGAAATCCATGTTCTGTCGTATCAGCGGGGGCAGGGACAGCGAGGGGGAGGTCCGCTACTACCCCTTCCGTATGACCCCCTACCAGCTGACACTGGGGGACTCGGAGGAGTTCCAGCCCTGCTGCCTGCTCATCGCTGAGAGGGTGCACTCAGGATACGAAGCTCCCCGAATCCCAGCGGACAAGAGGATCTTTACCACCAGCCATACCCCGAGCTGTGTGTTCCAGGAGGTCGACGAACGGGCGGTGCCGTTGCTGGGTTACCTGCCCCAGGACCTGGTTGGGACTCCTGTACTCATGTACCTCCACCCTGATGACAGGCCTGTCATGGTGGCTATCCATAAAAAGA TTCTTCAGTCCGCTGGGCAGCCCTTTGAACACTCGCCCCTGCGGATGTGTGCCCGGAACGGGGAGTATCTCACCATTGACACCAGCTGGTCGTCTTTCGTCAACCCCTGGAGCCGCAAAGTGGCGTTCATCGTCGGTCGACACAAAGTCAGAAC GAGTCCCCTGAACGAGGACGTGTTCACGCCTAGCGTGGAGGTGGAGGCCCGGGCCATGTCTCCAGAGGTCCCCAGGCTCAGCGAGCAGATCCACCGCGTGCTGGTGCAGCCAGTCCACCGCGGTGGCTCCCAGGGCTACTGCAGCTCCCATGGGTTCCATCGTCAGAGGCCCGGCCCTGGCTCCTCTTCAGGCAGCAACAGCCCCACCGCCAAGGATATCACCCTGATGACCACCCAGAGATCA CAGCAGATGACATTCCAGCAGATGTGTAAAGACGTCCACATGGTGAAGACCAACGGTCAGCAGGTCTTTATCGAGTCCCGCAACCGGCCGCCTCTCCGCAGACATG GAGCTCTGGTGgggcaaaataatttaaacaaggGTCCTACTAGAGCTCTGGGACCAATTAAAACCCTGGCCTCTGTGCATTCAAGGAAAGAGCCTTCAGCCAGCTACTCATACCAGCAGATCAACTGTCTGGACAGCATCGTACGCTACCTGGAGAGTTGTAATGTCCCCAACACAGTGAAGAGGAAGTGTGGCTCCTCCTCCTGCACCACATCCTCAACGTCAGACGATGACAAGCAGAGGGAGTTACCTGGAACAGCCAAAG AGCTGGAAGGGCCGCGGGGCAACGATGCATCTAAAGGAGGGCCTCATATGAGTCCTTTGGCGCTGCACTGCAAGGCTGAGAGTGTGGTCTCTGTCACGTCTCAGTGCAGCTTCAGCAGCACCATCGTCCACGTCGGGGACAAGAAGCCTCCTGAGTCAG ATATTGTCATGATGGAGGAGAACCCAACCACCTCCACACCCACCTCCCCAGCCACTCCCAACACCGTCACCACGGCAGTGACCCCCCAGCCCACGGTCCTGACCAACGCAGCAACACGCAGCCACGCCCAGCCCGAGAAGGACGACCGCAGGTCGGCTGGATGCTCCGGGCGCCTCGGTCTGACCAAGGAGGTGCTGTCTGCCCACACCCAGCAGGAGGAACAGGTGTTCCTGAGTCGCTTCCAGGACCTGGGTGAACTCTGCATGCTGGACCCCGGCTCTCCTTCACAGAGAGGACACACCGCCACGCCCAAAG GGGTCCGTAGCTCACAGGACTACCCAGCTGGCGCCAATGGCCGGAGGAGGGGCCGCGGGGGCAAACGGCTGAAGCACCATCAAGAGGGCTCCCAGCATGGCCAGTCCGGCTCGGGGGTCAACAGTCGTTCCAGAAGGGAGCGGCACCAAGGCCTCACACTACCCACGGGCCAGCCCCTGATGATGCAGGGACCCCAGACCTCGTCCTCCTCCTGGCCCACATCCGTGGCCTCTCAGGCCAGCCTCCCACCCGCCGTCCCTCAGTACCCTCCGGGAGTCCTGCCCTTCTTCCCCCTCTACCCCCAGCAACTCCTGGGCCACACTGGGGTGAACCCCAACATGCAGTTGGGCTACCCCAGCCCCCAGCCGGGCTTCCAGTTCCCCCTGCACAGCAGCCAGATACCCATGGCCATGGCTCCGCCGATGATGGTTGTCCTGCCCAACTTCATGTTCCCTCAGCTCAACGGAGGTGTACCGCAGCTGGGTCAGCTCAACGCTGCCCTCCCCACAGCGTATAACACCGCCATACCTCACCTTAGCCCCCCTATGCCTGGCATGACACAGCTTAACCCGGCCATCCCACTAGCGCATCTCAACCCCGGCTTGGCTCAGTTCAGCCCCGCCATGGCGCCGATGAATGGCGTGCCTCAGTTGAATCCTGCCCTAACTCAGCTCGGCCAGTCACAGCTCAACCCTGCTCTGTCCATCATCCCCCAGCGCTTCTACAATCCCTGTCCGACGTTACCTTTCCCAAACCCTGCCCCGGTTCCCGGGCTCCATGGCGCTGCCTTACCCGGAATGGATCCCACGTTTGTCAGGCGCAGCCACTCCCGTTCCAGCACTCCTCAGTCGACGGGCCAAGCCCCCCTGGAGGGGACGGACTCGCCACTGTTCCAGTCCCGATGCTCGTCGCCCTTAAACTTGCTGCAGCTGGAGGAGTTGCCAGGCAGCCGTCCGGAAGCTGCGTCGGCAGGGCCGCGGCAGACCCCGCCCCCGCCCGGCTCGGCATCTCAGGTTGGAGGTCAAGGCTCTGTCAACTGCTGCGGTATGAAGGAAGATGCCAAAGAGGACTACAAC GCGGATGCCGATGACCAGGATGCCATGTCCACCTCCAGTGAGCTACTGGACCTGCTGCTACAGGAGGACGCCTGCTCAGGCACCGGCTCAGCTGCCTCTGGCTCTGGGTCCTCGGGTTCTGGCTCCAACGGATGCAGCACGTCGGGGAGTGGCACAA GAAGCAGCAACACCAGCAAGTACTTCGGCAGCATCGACTCGTCCGAGAACGACCACTCCCATAAGCAGACAGCAGGGGGTGCTGAAGAAGCCCAGCTGTTGAAGTATGTCCTTCAGGACCCCATCTGGCTCCTCATGGCCAACACGGACGATAAGGTTATGATGACCTACCAAATGCCCACCAG GGACCGGGAGACTGTTCTAAGGGAGGATCGTATGGTACTGCGGGCAGTGCAGAAAAAGCAGCCGCACTTCACTGAGGAGCAGAAGAGAGAGCTAATCCAGGTCCACCCCTGGATGGGCACTGGACGACTGCCACAGGCCATCCACTGTCCT ACTTGCACAGGGTGTGGTTCTCCCCCCACTGCCTCTGCCCCACGTACCTTTGAAGTGGACCTGCAGGACATGACGGAGGTCCTTCAGCTACAGGAGGAGGGTGGCGCGTCCCCAGAGAGGCCTGTTACCATGGCGACAGACACTGGCAACACTGCCGTGGCAGCAACACAAGGCCCCCAGACTGATGCTTGA
- the LOC105024595 gene encoding period circadian protein homolog 1 isoform X2 — MSDGNAYTICGNDTSGVGEADEAAVEQEVDSQSRLKGLCQTGSSSGNGKRTWSGVKPSPKSSNSDDTDACSSSHNGKDSAMETTESKSSNSHSPSPPNSSMAYSLLSGSSEQDNPSTSGCSSDQPARLQTQRELLKALKELKIRMPADQRSKGRSSTLASLQYALNCVKQVRANQEYYHQWSVEESHGCSLDLSAFTTEELDNITSEYTLQNTDTFSVGVSFLSGKVVYISPQASPMLRTKPERLQGALFSELLAPQDVSTFYSSTAPCRLPPWSSCTGSSLNSPVDCTQEKSMFCRISGGRDSEGEVRYYPFRMTPYQLTLGDSEEFQPCCLLIAERVHSGYEAPRIPADKRIFTTSHTPSCVFQEVDERAVPLLGYLPQDLVGTPVLMYLHPDDRPVMVAIHKKILQSAGQPFEHSPLRMCARNGEYLTIDTSWSSFVNPWSRKVAFIVGRHKVRTSPLNEDVFTPSVEVEARAMSPEVPRLSEQIHRVLVQPVHRGGSQGYCSSHGFHRQRPGPGSSSGSNSPTAKDITLMTTQRSQMTFQQMCKDVHMVKTNGQQVFIESRNRPPLRRHGALVGQNNLNKGPTRALGPIKTLASVHSRKEPSASYSYQQINCLDSIVRYLESCNVPNTVKRKCGSSSCTTSSTSDDDKQRELPGTAKELEGPRGNDASKGGPHMSPLALHCKAESVVSVTSQCSFSSTIVHVGDKKPPESDIVMMEENPTTSTPTSPATPNTVTTAVTPQPTVLTNAATRSHAQPEKDDRRSAGCSGRLGLTKEVLSAHTQQEEQVFLSRFQDLGELCMLDPGSPSQRGHTATPKGVRSSQDYPAGANGRRRGRGGKRLKHHQEGSQHGQSGSGVNSRSRRERHQGLTLPTGQPLMMQGPQTSSSSWPTSVASQASLPPAVPQYPPGVLPFFPLYPQQLLGHTGVNPNMQLGYPSPQPGFQFPLHSSQIPMAMAPPMMVVLPNFMFPQLNGGVPQLGQLNAALPTAYNTAIPHLSPPMPGMTQLNPAIPLAHLNPGLAQFSPAMAPMNGVPQLNPALTQLGQSQLNPALSIIPQRFYNPCPTLPFPNPAPVPGLHGAALPGMDPTFVRRSHSRSSTPQSTGQAPLEGTDSPLFQSRCSSPLNLLQLEELPGSRPEAASAGPRQTPPPPGSASQVGGQGSVNCCGMKEDAKEDYNADADDQDAMSTSSELLDLLLQEDACSGTGSAASGSGSSGSGSNGCSTSGSGTRSSNTSKYFGSIDSSENDHSHKQTAGGAEEAQLLKYVLQDPIWLLMANTDDKVMMTYQMPTRDRETVLREDRMVLRAVQKKQPHFTEEQKRELIQVHPWMGTGRLPQAIHCPTCTGCGSPPTASAPRTFEVDLQDMTEVLQLQEEGGASPERPVTMATDTGNTAVAATQGPQTDA; from the exons ATGAGTGATGGGAATGCATACACCATCTGTGGAAATGACACTAGTGGAGTAGGTGAAGCAGATGAAGCTGCAGTGGAACAAGAGGTTGACTCTCAGTCCAGACTCAAGGGACTATGTCAGACTGGCAGCTCCAGTGGAAATGGAAAGAGAACCTGGTCTGGGGTCAAGCCCTCTCCCAAGTCCTCCAACTCTGATGACACTGATGCCTGCAGTAGCTCCCATAACGGAAAGGACTCTGCCATGGAGACAACCGAGAGCAAAAG CTCCAATTCCCACAGCCCGTCCCCTCCCAACAGCTCCATGGCCTACAGTCTGCTGAGTGGCAGCTCAGAACAGGACAACCCGTCCACCAGCGGCTGTAGCAGTGACCAGCCGGCCAGGCTGCAGACCCAGAGGGAGCTGCTCAAGGCCCTGAAGGAGCTAAAGATCCGCATGCCTGCTGACCAGCGTTCGAAAGGTCGCTCCAGCACTCTGGCCTCTCTGCAGTATGCACTCAACTGTGTCAAACAAGTCAGAG CTAATCAGGAGTATTACCATCAGTGGAGTGTGGAGGAGAGCCACGGTTGTAGCCTGGACCTTTCAGCCTTCACCACAGAGGAACTGGACAACATCACCTCTGAATACACCCTTCAAAACACG GACACATTCTCTGTGGGAGTATCATTCCTCTCGGGGAAGGTGGTGTACATCTCCCCCCAGGCTTCTCCCATGTTGCGCACTAAGCCTGAGCGACTCCAGGGGGCCCTCTTCTCTGAGCTGCTGGCCCCCCAGGATGTCAGCACTTTCTACAGCAGCACCGCTCCCTGCCGCCTCCCCCCCTGGTCCTCCTGTACGGGCTCTTCCT tgAACTCGCCTGTGGACTGCACCCAGGAGAAATCCATGTTCTGTCGTATCAGCGGGGGCAGGGACAGCGAGGGGGAGGTCCGCTACTACCCCTTCCGTATGACCCCCTACCAGCTGACACTGGGGGACTCGGAGGAGTTCCAGCCCTGCTGCCTGCTCATCGCTGAGAGGGTGCACTCAGGATACGAAGCTCCCCGAATCCCAGCGGACAAGAGGATCTTTACCACCAGCCATACCCCGAGCTGTGTGTTCCAGGAGGTCGACGAACGGGCGGTGCCGTTGCTGGGTTACCTGCCCCAGGACCTGGTTGGGACTCCTGTACTCATGTACCTCCACCCTGATGACAGGCCTGTCATGGTGGCTATCCATAAAAAGA TTCTTCAGTCCGCTGGGCAGCCCTTTGAACACTCGCCCCTGCGGATGTGTGCCCGGAACGGGGAGTATCTCACCATTGACACCAGCTGGTCGTCTTTCGTCAACCCCTGGAGCCGCAAAGTGGCGTTCATCGTCGGTCGACACAAAGTCAGAAC GAGTCCCCTGAACGAGGACGTGTTCACGCCTAGCGTGGAGGTGGAGGCCCGGGCCATGTCTCCAGAGGTCCCCAGGCTCAGCGAGCAGATCCACCGCGTGCTGGTGCAGCCAGTCCACCGCGGTGGCTCCCAGGGCTACTGCAGCTCCCATGGGTTCCATCGTCAGAGGCCCGGCCCTGGCTCCTCTTCAGGCAGCAACAGCCCCACCGCCAAGGATATCACCCTGATGACCACCCAGAGATCA CAGATGACATTCCAGCAGATGTGTAAAGACGTCCACATGGTGAAGACCAACGGTCAGCAGGTCTTTATCGAGTCCCGCAACCGGCCGCCTCTCCGCAGACATG GAGCTCTGGTGgggcaaaataatttaaacaaggGTCCTACTAGAGCTCTGGGACCAATTAAAACCCTGGCCTCTGTGCATTCAAGGAAAGAGCCTTCAGCCAGCTACTCATACCAGCAGATCAACTGTCTGGACAGCATCGTACGCTACCTGGAGAGTTGTAATGTCCCCAACACAGTGAAGAGGAAGTGTGGCTCCTCCTCCTGCACCACATCCTCAACGTCAGACGATGACAAGCAGAGGGAGTTACCTGGAACAGCCAAAG AGCTGGAAGGGCCGCGGGGCAACGATGCATCTAAAGGAGGGCCTCATATGAGTCCTTTGGCGCTGCACTGCAAGGCTGAGAGTGTGGTCTCTGTCACGTCTCAGTGCAGCTTCAGCAGCACCATCGTCCACGTCGGGGACAAGAAGCCTCCTGAGTCAG ATATTGTCATGATGGAGGAGAACCCAACCACCTCCACACCCACCTCCCCAGCCACTCCCAACACCGTCACCACGGCAGTGACCCCCCAGCCCACGGTCCTGACCAACGCAGCAACACGCAGCCACGCCCAGCCCGAGAAGGACGACCGCAGGTCGGCTGGATGCTCCGGGCGCCTCGGTCTGACCAAGGAGGTGCTGTCTGCCCACACCCAGCAGGAGGAACAGGTGTTCCTGAGTCGCTTCCAGGACCTGGGTGAACTCTGCATGCTGGACCCCGGCTCTCCTTCACAGAGAGGACACACCGCCACGCCCAAAG GGGTCCGTAGCTCACAGGACTACCCAGCTGGCGCCAATGGCCGGAGGAGGGGCCGCGGGGGCAAACGGCTGAAGCACCATCAAGAGGGCTCCCAGCATGGCCAGTCCGGCTCGGGGGTCAACAGTCGTTCCAGAAGGGAGCGGCACCAAGGCCTCACACTACCCACGGGCCAGCCCCTGATGATGCAGGGACCCCAGACCTCGTCCTCCTCCTGGCCCACATCCGTGGCCTCTCAGGCCAGCCTCCCACCCGCCGTCCCTCAGTACCCTCCGGGAGTCCTGCCCTTCTTCCCCCTCTACCCCCAGCAACTCCTGGGCCACACTGGGGTGAACCCCAACATGCAGTTGGGCTACCCCAGCCCCCAGCCGGGCTTCCAGTTCCCCCTGCACAGCAGCCAGATACCCATGGCCATGGCTCCGCCGATGATGGTTGTCCTGCCCAACTTCATGTTCCCTCAGCTCAACGGAGGTGTACCGCAGCTGGGTCAGCTCAACGCTGCCCTCCCCACAGCGTATAACACCGCCATACCTCACCTTAGCCCCCCTATGCCTGGCATGACACAGCTTAACCCGGCCATCCCACTAGCGCATCTCAACCCCGGCTTGGCTCAGTTCAGCCCCGCCATGGCGCCGATGAATGGCGTGCCTCAGTTGAATCCTGCCCTAACTCAGCTCGGCCAGTCACAGCTCAACCCTGCTCTGTCCATCATCCCCCAGCGCTTCTACAATCCCTGTCCGACGTTACCTTTCCCAAACCCTGCCCCGGTTCCCGGGCTCCATGGCGCTGCCTTACCCGGAATGGATCCCACGTTTGTCAGGCGCAGCCACTCCCGTTCCAGCACTCCTCAGTCGACGGGCCAAGCCCCCCTGGAGGGGACGGACTCGCCACTGTTCCAGTCCCGATGCTCGTCGCCCTTAAACTTGCTGCAGCTGGAGGAGTTGCCAGGCAGCCGTCCGGAAGCTGCGTCGGCAGGGCCGCGGCAGACCCCGCCCCCGCCCGGCTCGGCATCTCAGGTTGGAGGTCAAGGCTCTGTCAACTGCTGCGGTATGAAGGAAGATGCCAAAGAGGACTACAAC GCGGATGCCGATGACCAGGATGCCATGTCCACCTCCAGTGAGCTACTGGACCTGCTGCTACAGGAGGACGCCTGCTCAGGCACCGGCTCAGCTGCCTCTGGCTCTGGGTCCTCGGGTTCTGGCTCCAACGGATGCAGCACGTCGGGGAGTGGCACAA GAAGCAGCAACACCAGCAAGTACTTCGGCAGCATCGACTCGTCCGAGAACGACCACTCCCATAAGCAGACAGCAGGGGGTGCTGAAGAAGCCCAGCTGTTGAAGTATGTCCTTCAGGACCCCATCTGGCTCCTCATGGCCAACACGGACGATAAGGTTATGATGACCTACCAAATGCCCACCAG GGACCGGGAGACTGTTCTAAGGGAGGATCGTATGGTACTGCGGGCAGTGCAGAAAAAGCAGCCGCACTTCACTGAGGAGCAGAAGAGAGAGCTAATCCAGGTCCACCCCTGGATGGGCACTGGACGACTGCCACAGGCCATCCACTGTCCT ACTTGCACAGGGTGTGGTTCTCCCCCCACTGCCTCTGCCCCACGTACCTTTGAAGTGGACCTGCAGGACATGACGGAGGTCCTTCAGCTACAGGAGGAGGGTGGCGCGTCCCCAGAGAGGCCTGTTACCATGGCGACAGACACTGGCAACACTGCCGTGGCAGCAACACAAGGCCCCCAGACTGATGCTTGA